One stretch of Siphonobacter curvatus DNA includes these proteins:
- a CDS encoding o-succinylbenzoate synthase translates to MSLKVLVHKHILDFRFAAGTSRGTLTQHTAYYLKVFDDENPYCFGLGEASPLAGLSPDYVNFEATLQKVCQAFNRYDLEVFSWNLDLILNQLVETRYPTIRMGLETALRDLLHEGKRQIFKNSFSESEREIPINGLIWMGDKNWMLQQIDQKLEAGFRTLKMKVGAIDFEQEMECLTSIRKRFSPEAITLRVDANGAWTPEEAQEKLNRLAELSIHSIEQPIKARQPEAMAALCEQSPIPIALDEELIGVYDYMDKMRLLKKIQPTFIILKPTLLGGFTACKEWIEIANRLKIKWWLTSALESNIGLNAIAQFAGEFQNPLPQGLGTGGLYYNNVPSPLSIAQGQLSYNSQQPWDLQLLQQSFTTHTN, encoded by the coding sequence ATGTCTCTTAAAGTGCTGGTTCACAAGCATATTCTTGACTTCCGGTTTGCAGCCGGCACGTCCAGGGGTACTCTTACCCAGCACACGGCGTATTACCTCAAGGTTTTTGATGACGAAAATCCGTACTGCTTTGGACTGGGTGAAGCCAGTCCGCTGGCCGGTCTGAGTCCCGATTACGTAAACTTTGAAGCTACGCTGCAGAAAGTCTGTCAGGCCTTCAACCGCTACGATCTGGAAGTTTTTTCCTGGAATCTGGATCTGATCCTTAATCAGCTCGTTGAAACCCGCTACCCTACCATTCGAATGGGACTGGAAACGGCCCTACGGGATTTGTTACACGAAGGGAAACGACAGATTTTTAAAAATAGCTTTTCTGAAAGTGAGCGGGAAATCCCCATCAACGGATTGATCTGGATGGGCGATAAAAACTGGATGCTCCAGCAAATTGACCAGAAACTCGAAGCGGGTTTTCGTACGCTTAAAATGAAAGTTGGAGCCATTGACTTTGAGCAGGAAATGGAATGTCTGACCTCCATTCGAAAGCGTTTTTCACCCGAAGCCATTACCCTACGGGTCGATGCCAACGGAGCCTGGACCCCGGAAGAAGCTCAGGAAAAACTCAATCGGCTGGCTGAACTCAGCATTCATTCCATCGAACAGCCCATCAAAGCCCGCCAGCCCGAAGCCATGGCGGCCCTGTGTGAACAGTCCCCTATCCCCATTGCTCTCGACGAGGAACTGATCGGCGTGTACGACTACATGGATAAAATGCGGCTACTCAAAAAAATTCAGCCCACGTTTATCATTCTCAAGCCTACGTTACTGGGTGGCTTTACCGCCTGTAAAGAATGGATTGAGATTGCCAATCGACTCAAGATTAAATGGTGGCTTACGTCTGCTCTGGAATCGAACATAGGATTGAATGCGATTGCTCAGTTCGCTGGTGAGTTTCAGAATCCGTTGCCGCAGGGTTTGGGTACGGGTGGTCTGTATTACAACAATGTACCTTCACCACTTAGCATAGCACAGGGTCAGCTTAGCTACAACAGCCAGCAACCTTGGGATTTACAGCTGTTACAACAGTCCTTCACTACGCATACCAATTAG
- the lpxK gene encoding tetraacyldisaccharide 4'-kinase, whose amino-acid sequence MGPLLTILRRLLLPFSWLYGFITDWRNSLYDRGLTPVTSFELPVISIGNLTVGGTGKTPHLEYLIRLLSPSFVLATLSRGYGRRTRGFRMATNQDTAETLGDEPLQVYQKFGKTVRVTVGEKRAEGIPNIRSAFPEVAAILLDDAYQHRAVQPRVNLLLTDYNHPFYTDHPFPAGNLRERRNGAERADAIIVSKCPPTLTDEERRQIQQKILPYAKAPVFFSAIRYGQPVAVHTNTQAIGKVILVSGLARPELFEAYAQRQFTVGQHLAFGDHYAYTPKDWQRIEQAWEQNGRGWVLTTEKDAVKLKTLAPPDFPLFVVPIEVYFLESNPLNFDEWLLERSGLHVKKA is encoded by the coding sequence ATGGGCCCTTTACTTACAATATTACGCCGACTTCTGTTGCCTTTTTCCTGGCTGTACGGATTTATTACTGACTGGAGAAATAGCCTGTATGATCGGGGGCTGACTCCGGTCACGAGCTTTGAGTTACCCGTAATTAGTATTGGTAATCTGACGGTTGGCGGCACGGGAAAAACCCCGCATCTGGAATATTTGATCCGTTTGCTGAGTCCATCCTTCGTGTTGGCGACGCTAAGCCGGGGATATGGTCGGCGTACCCGAGGGTTCCGTATGGCGACGAATCAGGATACGGCCGAAACCCTGGGTGATGAGCCGTTGCAAGTATACCAAAAATTTGGAAAAACCGTACGGGTTACGGTCGGAGAAAAAAGAGCGGAAGGTATTCCGAACATTCGTTCGGCGTTTCCGGAAGTGGCGGCTATTCTGCTCGATGATGCGTATCAGCACCGGGCCGTGCAACCCCGCGTTAATCTGTTGCTTACCGACTATAACCATCCCTTTTATACGGACCACCCTTTTCCTGCCGGAAACCTTCGGGAACGCCGGAACGGAGCCGAGCGGGCAGATGCCATTATCGTAAGCAAATGCCCACCCACCCTTACGGATGAGGAACGGCGACAGATTCAGCAGAAAATACTTCCATATGCCAAGGCTCCGGTTTTCTTTTCCGCAATTCGATACGGACAACCCGTGGCAGTACATACGAACACACAGGCGATCGGAAAGGTGATTCTGGTCTCGGGACTGGCCCGCCCGGAACTCTTTGAAGCTTACGCTCAGCGGCAATTTACCGTTGGACAGCATCTAGCCTTTGGAGATCATTACGCGTATACGCCGAAAGACTGGCAACGGATCGAGCAGGCTTGGGAGCAGAATGGTCGGGGCTGGGTCTTGACTACCGAGAAAGATGCCGTAAAGCTGAAAACGCTGGCACCGCCTGATTTCCCACTGTTTGTCGTGCCGATTGAAGTCTATTTTCTGGAAAGTAACCCCCTGAATTTTGACGAATGGCTACTGGAGCGATCCGGTCTGCACGTTAAAAAAGCTTAA
- a CDS encoding PE-PGRS family protein translates to MTRSQPEPPPFIFEYEQSHSIPAGTIDEASGMADSRSMPGHLWVQEDGNNPNRLSLINYQGQLKGRVNLPFPNRDWEDMDLFFNKKDSTNYIYLADTGDNLQQYPEYYIYRFKEPTSVNEEVTEYDRIVFYYPEGSRDTEAILIEPHTQDIYVITKSPGLSKLYKLAYPQKYDSPMPAMYVCDLPMYMITSGDFSADGKQIILRNYTTMYLWNRDDVNEPIQDVIYSSYKLMLPYVFEPQGEAVCFEKNGKGYFTLGEKFKLLPSQLFYFARKK, encoded by the coding sequence TTGACACGATCTCAACCAGAGCCACCGCCCTTTATTTTTGAGTACGAACAGTCCCATAGTATTCCCGCTGGAACCATTGATGAAGCTTCGGGTATGGCTGACAGCCGTTCGATGCCCGGACACTTATGGGTTCAGGAAGACGGTAACAACCCAAACCGTCTTTCGCTGATCAACTACCAGGGCCAATTGAAAGGACGGGTAAATTTGCCCTTCCCCAATCGTGACTGGGAGGATATGGATCTGTTTTTCAATAAGAAAGACAGTACTAACTATATCTACCTGGCCGATACCGGTGATAATCTGCAGCAGTATCCCGAGTACTACATTTATCGGTTTAAGGAACCGACTTCGGTGAATGAAGAAGTGACGGAATACGACCGAATCGTTTTCTACTATCCCGAAGGAAGTCGGGATACAGAAGCCATCCTGATTGAGCCCCATACGCAAGACATTTACGTCATAACGAAAAGTCCGGGACTATCGAAGTTGTACAAGCTCGCTTATCCACAGAAGTACGACTCGCCCATGCCAGCCATGTACGTTTGTGACTTGCCCATGTATATGATCACGAGTGGGGATTTTTCAGCGGATGGCAAGCAAATCATTCTGCGGAATTATACGACGATGTATCTCTGGAATCGGGATGATGTCAATGAACCCATTCAGGACGTCATTTATTCCAGTTACAAGCTTATGCTTCCCTACGTTTTCGAGCCACAGGGTGAAGCCGTCTGCTTTGAGAAAAATGGAAAAGGGTATTTCACGCTGGGAGAGAAATTTAAACTCCTCCCCTCGCAGCTCTTCTATTTCGCCCGGAAAAAGTGA
- a CDS encoding RBBP9/YdeN family alpha/beta hydrolase: MSFQSTILIHPGLGNSGEGHWQTLWQEQYNLERIQQRDWETPIRTDWVQTLDEAVLRAGVSNVILVGHSLACVTIAYWAEHYQRPIKAALLVAPSDTEAASYPSGTTGFSPMPTVKLPFPSIVVRSTNDPYMTMERAQDMGEAWGSELITIPNAGHINVASGYGSWPAGLELLQQLDHL, from the coding sequence ATGTCGTTTCAATCAACTATACTCATTCATCCGGGACTCGGAAATTCCGGCGAAGGTCACTGGCAAACGCTCTGGCAGGAGCAATACAACCTTGAACGCATTCAACAGCGGGACTGGGAAACGCCCATCCGTACCGACTGGGTACAAACGCTGGATGAAGCCGTACTTCGGGCGGGTGTATCGAATGTGATTTTGGTAGGTCATAGCTTGGCCTGCGTGACAATTGCCTACTGGGCGGAACACTATCAGCGTCCGATCAAAGCCGCCCTGCTGGTTGCTCCGAGTGATACCGAAGCGGCTTCGTACCCCTCCGGCACGACCGGATTTTCACCCATGCCTACGGTAAAGCTGCCTTTCCCTTCCATCGTTGTTCGCAGTACCAATGATCCGTATATGACGATGGAACGGGCTCAAGACATGGGAGAAGCATGGGGGAGTGAGCTAATCACCATTCCCAATGCCGGACATATCAACGTAGCTTCGGGATACGGTTCCTGGCCGGCGGGGCTCGAACTTCTCCAGCAACTGGATCACCTGTAG
- a CDS encoding PD-(D/E)XK nuclease family protein gives MSFLSETARYIFERHSLETIARVCVVVPSRRAVYFFKQELASLSDRPFLAPEVVAMDDFILQRAEVEEIDPVSLLFELYDTFKTIDPHLDFDRFTSWAPVVLRDFDQIDLYDSNAKAVFSWVEAEKAIERWKIDTTIAEDSFTDKYFRLFENLLGVYDQLKARLLEKKLAYRGMAYRKVAEEVETIFLDKPSHAFHYFLGFNALSQSEERILRKLVSLNKAEMLWDADVFYLRNQHEAGRFVRKYLTDAELSRGDWNKRFRNYREFPQVQTVPSDLLTQSKNFISIGVPNATMQPKVAAHLMAQWEQGTGKTKGYQPPHTALVLGDENLLMPVLSSIPNSYDDFNVTMGVSLRNSLLYSLVESWFELQRNVVEFRRKEGQGTIAIPKFSYKHITKILHHPFIQKYWMENEGSFRTLLRTLRDENRLFADEKEIKELGGNEPLINTLFTRWDNDSSRATRQMYRLIDLLRPLYVDKDAIETEYLYEFYTILKRLERVLDERRQPVSIKSYRRFLLELLRQTKIPFSGEPAAPLQIMGMLETRCLDFERVIILSVNEGTLPTGKKQNSLIPFDAACEFGLPTYMDADAVMSYHFFRLLQRAKEVIFLHTVPAGDGAKAEPSRFLLQLEYELGEQNKQAKLQKKRVEFGSERSLEEELPVLRITKNEQIQREILQSLANRGLYATHLNMYYQCSLKYYFKRIAGVAEEEELSTTLEANDFGTWVHEVLERIDREMIERNVRVYERADYERFTQQIPSRLEAVFQEKFPGQVMNEGQNLLLYNLAKRNLRNYFQLRMDELDAGYRVEVLAPEQKLVATLAYGQGTVQVAGKIDRLERVNDVIRIVDYKTGKVDAKNLDLKVNQDEWQPVFLTNQNWDVMRQLWLYKYLVLKQNDKRVGGVELSATQTVQPGMISFRNLAAGFMAQENLRFRPDETPETFLEDSEAMLTQFIDELLDPSRAFEQTVDRSHCEYCDYARICGRAN, from the coding sequence ATGTCTTTTCTTTCGGAAACGGCTCGGTATATTTTTGAACGCCATTCGCTGGAAACCATCGCCCGCGTGTGCGTGGTCGTACCCAGCCGCCGGGCCGTATATTTTTTCAAGCAGGAACTGGCTAGCCTCTCGGATCGGCCTTTTCTGGCTCCAGAAGTAGTGGCCATGGACGATTTCATTCTGCAACGGGCGGAAGTCGAAGAAATCGACCCCGTATCGCTGCTGTTTGAACTCTACGACACCTTTAAAACCATTGACCCCCACCTGGATTTTGACCGCTTTACGAGCTGGGCTCCGGTGGTACTGCGGGATTTCGACCAGATTGATCTCTATGACAGCAACGCCAAAGCCGTATTTAGCTGGGTAGAGGCCGAGAAAGCCATCGAACGCTGGAAAATCGACACCACCATTGCTGAAGATTCCTTCACCGATAAATACTTTCGCCTGTTTGAAAATCTGCTCGGAGTTTATGATCAGCTAAAAGCCCGTTTACTCGAAAAGAAGCTGGCGTACCGAGGGATGGCGTATCGCAAAGTGGCCGAGGAGGTGGAAACGATTTTCCTGGATAAACCCAGCCATGCCTTCCATTATTTTTTGGGCTTTAACGCCCTCAGTCAGTCCGAAGAGCGAATTCTGCGGAAGCTGGTGAGCCTGAATAAGGCCGAGATGCTCTGGGATGCCGACGTTTTTTACCTGAGAAATCAGCACGAAGCGGGTCGCTTTGTCCGTAAATACCTAACCGACGCCGAACTGAGTCGGGGCGATTGGAACAAGCGTTTTCGAAATTATCGCGAGTTTCCGCAGGTGCAGACGGTCCCCAGTGATCTGCTGACGCAGTCTAAAAACTTTATCAGTATTGGCGTACCCAATGCCACCATGCAGCCCAAAGTCGCCGCTCATTTGATGGCCCAATGGGAGCAGGGTACAGGAAAAACGAAGGGCTATCAGCCGCCACATACGGCTCTGGTACTGGGCGACGAAAATCTGCTGATGCCGGTCTTGTCCTCAATTCCCAACAGCTACGATGATTTCAACGTTACGATGGGGGTTTCTCTGCGAAATTCCCTGCTGTATTCCTTGGTGGAAAGCTGGTTTGAATTGCAGCGGAATGTGGTAGAATTTCGCCGAAAGGAAGGGCAGGGGACTATTGCTATTCCGAAATTCAGCTACAAGCACATCACTAAGATTCTGCACCATCCCTTCATTCAGAAATACTGGATGGAAAACGAGGGCAGTTTTCGAACCCTGTTACGGACGCTGCGGGATGAAAACCGATTGTTTGCTGATGAAAAGGAGATTAAAGAACTGGGTGGAAACGAACCCCTGATCAATACCCTCTTTACCCGCTGGGACAACGACTCGAGTCGGGCGACCCGGCAGATGTATCGGCTCATCGATCTACTACGGCCCCTGTACGTCGATAAAGATGCCATCGAAACCGAGTACCTATACGAGTTTTATACCATACTCAAACGGCTCGAACGCGTACTGGACGAACGTCGTCAGCCCGTATCTATTAAGTCGTACCGACGATTTTTGCTGGAGTTACTGCGACAAACGAAAATTCCATTTTCGGGAGAACCCGCCGCTCCGCTACAAATCATGGGGATGCTGGAGACCCGGTGTCTCGACTTCGAACGGGTGATTATTCTATCCGTCAATGAAGGCACGTTGCCGACGGGGAAAAAGCAAAATTCGCTGATTCCGTTTGATGCCGCCTGCGAGTTTGGCCTGCCCACGTACATGGACGCCGACGCGGTGATGAGTTATCACTTCTTCCGCCTGTTACAACGGGCCAAGGAAGTCATCTTTCTGCACACGGTACCCGCCGGTGATGGGGCCAAAGCCGAACCCAGTCGTTTTTTACTGCAACTGGAATACGAGCTGGGTGAACAAAACAAGCAGGCTAAGCTGCAGAAAAAGCGGGTAGAGTTCGGCTCCGAACGCAGTCTGGAAGAAGAGCTGCCGGTATTACGCATTACCAAAAACGAGCAGATTCAGCGAGAAATTCTCCAGTCGCTCGCCAATCGGGGGCTGTACGCGACGCACCTGAACATGTATTACCAGTGTTCACTCAAGTACTACTTCAAACGCATTGCCGGGGTAGCTGAAGAAGAGGAGTTGTCGACGACGCTCGAAGCAAACGACTTTGGTACCTGGGTGCACGAAGTGCTCGAACGGATTGACCGGGAGATGATCGAGCGAAACGTTCGCGTGTACGAACGGGCCGATTACGAACGGTTTACGCAGCAGATTCCCAGTCGTCTGGAAGCCGTTTTTCAGGAAAAATTTCCCGGACAGGTCATGAACGAAGGGCAAAACCTGTTGTTGTACAACCTGGCTAAACGCAACCTGCGAAACTACTTCCAGCTACGCATGGACGAACTCGACGCCGGTTACCGCGTGGAAGTGCTCGCTCCGGAACAGAAGCTGGTGGCGACGCTGGCCTATGGCCAGGGTACAGTACAGGTAGCCGGGAAGATCGACCGCCTGGAGCGGGTCAATGACGTTATCCGGATTGTAGATTATAAAACCGGAAAAGTAGACGCGAAGAATCTGGATCTGAAAGTAAACCAGGATGAATGGCAGCCCGTGTTTCTGACGAACCAGAACTGGGACGTGATGCGGCAACTCTGGCTGTATAAATATCTGGTCCTGAAACAAAACGACAAACGCGTTGGCGGCGTAGAACTCTCGGCTACGCAGACCGTACAACCGGGGATGATCTCCTTCCGAAACCTGGCGGCGGGTTTTATGGCTCAGGAAAATCTTCGTTTCCGTCCGGATGAAACGCCGGAAACGTTTCTCGAAGACAGCGAAGCCATGTTAACGCAGTTCATCGACGAGCTGCTTGACCCCAGCCGAGCCTTTGAACAAACCGTGGACCGTAGTCACTGCGAATACTGCGATTACGCCCGGATTTGTGGACGGGCCAATTAA
- a CDS encoding alpha/beta hydrolase yields the protein MLFRCILVFFLGLGSLHAQQKFADLGDLKLENGLTIQNCTIGYRTFGKLNPQRSNVILVPTWFGGTSQQKANIANAGNMADSTHFFVIVVDALGNGVSTSPSNSKTQPNEKFPLFTIRDMVKSQYELVTKHLKLNHLYAVMGVSMGGMQSFQWAVSYPSFMDRVVPIVGTPRQSAYDVLFWNIELRTLERGNYTTEALKTTGLIHELNLFTPEYTQKKRSAPEATAYLNQVEKDLSTKNPYDWASQIRAMLKQDVMPGKTLQEAAKQVKAKLLIVVATQDHMVNPAAASEFSGYLKAPLVELTSNCGHLATSCESEKVTSFVRAFYGL from the coding sequence ATGCTTTTTCGTTGTATTCTGGTTTTCTTTTTAGGCCTGGGCAGTCTGCATGCCCAGCAAAAGTTTGCGGACTTAGGTGATTTGAAACTTGAAAATGGGTTGACGATTCAGAATTGTACCATTGGCTACCGAACCTTTGGAAAACTCAATCCGCAGCGTTCCAATGTCATCTTGGTGCCTACCTGGTTTGGAGGCACCTCCCAGCAAAAGGCTAACATTGCTAATGCCGGGAACATGGCCGACAGTACTCATTTTTTCGTCATTGTGGTCGATGCCCTTGGGAATGGGGTCTCTACTTCACCCTCGAATTCTAAAACGCAACCTAACGAAAAATTTCCCCTCTTTACGATCCGCGATATGGTGAAGAGTCAATACGAATTGGTAACGAAGCATCTGAAACTGAATCACCTGTATGCGGTGATGGGTGTATCGATGGGAGGAATGCAATCCTTTCAGTGGGCCGTGAGTTATCCCAGCTTTATGGATCGGGTCGTTCCGATTGTCGGCACACCCCGTCAATCCGCGTATGATGTTTTGTTCTGGAACATCGAACTACGGACACTCGAAAGAGGAAATTATACCACCGAAGCTTTGAAAACAACGGGCCTCATTCACGAACTGAATCTGTTTACGCCCGAATACACACAGAAGAAAAGATCCGCACCGGAGGCCACGGCTTACCTCAATCAGGTAGAAAAGGATTTAAGTACGAAGAATCCGTATGATTGGGCGAGTCAGATTCGGGCCATGCTCAAGCAGGACGTAATGCCGGGAAAAACATTGCAAGAGGCCGCGAAGCAGGTGAAAGCAAAGCTATTGATTGTGGTGGCTACGCAGGATCACATGGTTAATCCGGCGGCAGCAAGCGAATTTTCAGGGTACCTAAAAGCTCCATTGGTTGAATTAACGAGCAACTGCGGTCACTTGGCAACTTCCTGCGAATCAGAGAAAGTGACGAGTTTTGTACGGGCGTTTTATGGGTTGTGA
- a CDS encoding aldo/keto reductase gives MKYTRLGSSELVVSEIAFGGMSLQKDTATKLLQKAFDEGITLFDTADIYDQGENERLMGEALKDHRKEIVLATKVGNQERADGKGWDWNPTKGYILTSVEKSLKRLQTDYLDLYQLHGGTMDDPMDETIEAFELLKEQGKIRAYGISSIRPNVIEQYVNRSNIASVMMQYNLLDRRPEETCLELLHQHGISVLARGSVAKGLLAGKPADTYLNYTAEEVRAAAEAVQALSTNERNPAATAIRYALYPPAVAAAVVGVRTAEQLQDALRAGDASLGAEEYAELGAVLAANNYQEHRISAS, from the coding sequence ATGAAGTATACTCGATTAGGTTCCTCGGAATTAGTGGTGAGTGAAATTGCCTTTGGCGGCATGTCACTGCAAAAAGATACGGCTACGAAACTGCTCCAAAAGGCCTTCGATGAAGGAATTACCCTGTTTGATACGGCGGATATTTACGACCAGGGCGAAAACGAACGCCTCATGGGCGAAGCACTGAAAGACCACCGGAAAGAAATCGTACTGGCGACCAAAGTGGGCAATCAGGAGCGGGCCGATGGCAAGGGTTGGGACTGGAACCCGACGAAGGGTTACATTCTGACCTCGGTCGAAAAAAGTCTGAAACGCTTGCAAACCGACTACCTTGATTTGTACCAGTTACACGGCGGTACCATGGATGACCCGATGGATGAAACCATTGAAGCCTTTGAATTGCTGAAAGAGCAGGGAAAAATCCGGGCGTACGGCATTTCATCCATCCGTCCGAACGTGATTGAACAATACGTCAATCGTTCCAATATCGCCAGTGTGATGATGCAGTATAATCTGCTGGACCGTCGTCCGGAAGAAACCTGCCTGGAGCTGTTGCACCAGCACGGCATCAGCGTACTCGCCCGGGGTAGCGTCGCGAAAGGACTGCTGGCCGGAAAACCTGCGGATACCTATCTCAATTATACAGCCGAGGAAGTAAGGGCCGCCGCTGAGGCCGTACAGGCCCTGAGTACGAATGAACGGAATCCGGCTGCTACCGCTATTCGGTACGCTTTGTACCCGCCCGCCGTAGCCGCTGCGGTGGTGGGCGTTCGGACGGCGGAGCAGTTGCAGGACGCCCTGCGAGCGGGCGACGCCAGCCTGGGTGCCGAGGAATACGCGGAACTCGGGGCTGTACTGGCGGCGAACAATTATCAGGAACATCGAATTTCTGCTTCTTAA
- a CDS encoding putative porin, with translation MKLYRFLVSFGFLACSLLAKAQTVPNPLPNAPGEVAPKPADDPNRRGKILDDSTQQIYGPTTSRYFLEEDLFNNRKTLYAIDTNYINFHRFDYLEHKGRWYTDLGVLSSALRPLYFTAPQQIGAQLGYDVNSPYAITPYDVKYYDTKSPFTQAYFVQGGNGQSVLQFDLSRNVNSQWNIGLHVERNLSRRQISVGSARSRSDRDLGGFWNFVTHTNYHTKDEKYAVLGHFRLYEHSIREPGGIYPETNPARANWDSVLADPASAQQFLTASRSRERRNQFHVYQEYVPVKGFQVYHVGDYINRFNRYRDRNYQNSVTTGFYNNLPERTTIGDTIQAQANYWLLENKIGLKGALKGFNYRVHLRRRDYGINQRSRLTIQGDSTTFFTRTVIVNDSVRTLTERFTVSNPTYGEQTIRRRNENFLGAWLAYYFKDSTRIEAEGEYLIGADYRLHADYYGKWFKATFTSTLNSPTLIQERFLSPLVSWSKNFDNVFTNQITASAPVRIKNFFVEPSLQYSLTKNYIYYDTQSVAQQENSAISMYRIGVDLGWRAGKFSTSHQAFFTTTSGPDLIRMPKVLTRSKFAFDFVYSKVMYVQVGLDAHYRMGYYADFYQPLTNQFYLNNTYKVPGFLVVDAFADVRINRVRVFVQFKNVADGLLSNGYMPTPYYPGMKRSFGFGVCWPLFD, from the coding sequence GTGAAGCTCTATCGATTCCTAGTCTCTTTTGGTTTTCTGGCCTGTTCGCTGCTGGCGAAGGCACAAACCGTACCCAATCCATTGCCGAATGCCCCGGGCGAAGTGGCTCCCAAACCGGCGGACGATCCCAACCGTCGCGGGAAAATTCTCGATGATTCGACCCAGCAGATTTACGGCCCGACTACTTCCCGGTATTTTTTGGAAGAAGATCTGTTTAACAACCGGAAAACGTTGTACGCAATTGATACCAATTACATCAACTTTCACCGGTTTGATTACCTGGAACACAAGGGCCGCTGGTATACGGACCTGGGCGTACTCAGCTCGGCTTTGCGACCGTTATACTTTACAGCTCCCCAGCAAATTGGAGCCCAATTAGGCTATGACGTCAACTCGCCGTATGCCATTACCCCGTACGACGTCAAGTATTACGATACCAAATCACCGTTTACGCAGGCTTATTTTGTGCAGGGTGGAAATGGACAAAGTGTGCTTCAATTTGATCTGAGTCGAAATGTGAATTCCCAGTGGAATATTGGTCTGCACGTCGAGCGAAATTTGAGTCGACGGCAAATCAGTGTAGGTTCGGCCCGAAGCCGATCCGACCGCGATCTGGGAGGCTTCTGGAATTTTGTAACGCATACCAATTACCACACGAAAGATGAGAAGTACGCCGTGCTGGGTCATTTTCGACTGTATGAACATTCCATTCGTGAACCCGGTGGCATCTATCCCGAAACGAATCCGGCGCGGGCTAATTGGGACAGTGTGCTGGCCGATCCGGCGTCAGCTCAGCAATTTCTGACGGCGTCCCGCAGTCGGGAGCGGCGAAATCAGTTTCACGTCTATCAGGAATATGTGCCTGTGAAGGGATTTCAGGTGTATCACGTCGGAGATTATATCAACCGGTTTAATCGCTACCGCGATCGGAACTATCAAAATTCCGTAACGACGGGCTTTTATAACAACCTGCCCGAACGAACCACCATTGGTGATACCATTCAAGCTCAGGCTAATTACTGGTTGCTGGAAAACAAAATTGGGCTGAAAGGAGCTCTGAAAGGCTTTAACTATCGGGTACACCTCCGCCGCCGGGATTACGGCATCAACCAACGCTCACGTCTGACTATTCAGGGAGATTCAACGACGTTTTTTACCCGTACGGTCATCGTCAACGACAGCGTACGTACGTTGACGGAACGCTTTACGGTTAGCAATCCTACGTACGGAGAACAGACCATTCGTCGCCGGAATGAAAACTTTCTGGGAGCCTGGCTGGCGTATTACTTCAAAGACAGTACCCGCATTGAAGCCGAAGGTGAGTACCTGATTGGGGCGGATTACCGCCTGCACGCCGATTATTACGGCAAATGGTTTAAGGCTACGTTTACGAGCACGCTCAATTCGCCTACCTTGATACAAGAGCGGTTTTTAAGTCCGCTAGTATCCTGGAGTAAGAATTTCGACAATGTCTTTACCAATCAAATCACGGCCTCTGCTCCGGTACGAATCAAGAACTTTTTTGTTGAACCCAGCCTGCAGTACAGCCTCACCAAAAATTACATTTATTACGATACCCAGTCAGTAGCTCAACAGGAAAACAGTGCCATCAGCATGTACCGCATTGGCGTGGACCTGGGCTGGCGAGCTGGAAAATTCAGTACTTCGCATCAGGCTTTTTTCACAACGACATCCGGGCCGGATCTGATTCGGATGCCCAAAGTGTTGACGCGTTCCAAGTTTGCGTTTGACTTTGTGTATTCGAAAGTCATGTACGTACAGGTGGGACTGGATGCTCATTACCGCATGGGTTATTACGCTGATTTTTACCAACCTCTGACCAATCAGTTCTATCTCAATAACACGTATAAAGTACCGGGATTTCTGGTGGTGGATGCCTTTGCGGATGTCCGTATCAACCGCGTCCGCGTATTCGTGCAGTTTAAAAACGTAGCCGATGGTCTGCTTTCAAATGGATACATGCCAACGCCGTATTACCCGGGCATGAAACGAAGCTTTGGCTTTGGCGTGTGCTGGCCGTTGTTTGATTAA